The Agromyces hippuratus genome has a window encoding:
- a CDS encoding acyltransferase family protein, whose translation MSISLDTDVARAAIAKRDLVVDLARVFCVLLVVVIHLLMIGVGMGVDGAIITSRPLEAQPWFAAATWAGQIMPLFFALGGFTALTAWRSLERRGGDQVDFVRGRVLRLARPALPLFLFFSVALGAATLAGVDAALLDTVATGVGSPLWFLGAFLLAQSFAPTMVRLHEIAPTRTMIVLFTGAVLVDGVRSATGIVEIGLVNLVFVWFFVQQLGFWYSDGWFRARRPVQLLGFVVLAFVALGGLVAAGWYSPDMLVNLNPPTVPLALLGVAQVSLLTLVHRPLAALMRGKRVQAGVFFLGARAMTIYLWHLPVIIAVAGIALLVPPLSPAPGSVAWWMTRLFVFVVVLALVLLVSMPLSRFETASTAIPEGLRRPDAAATWTAMALTLLPAFAVMQFFLDLPIALMGAVSLAIALWLLRSRRPQNA comes from the coding sequence ATGAGCATTTCACTCGACACGGACGTCGCGCGAGCGGCCATCGCCAAGCGCGACCTCGTCGTCGACCTGGCCAGGGTCTTCTGCGTCCTGCTCGTGGTGGTGATCCACCTGCTCATGATCGGCGTCGGCATGGGAGTCGACGGGGCGATCATCACGTCTCGCCCGCTCGAGGCCCAGCCGTGGTTCGCCGCCGCGACCTGGGCGGGGCAGATCATGCCGCTGTTCTTCGCGCTCGGCGGGTTCACCGCCCTCACGGCATGGCGCAGCCTCGAGCGGCGCGGCGGCGACCAGGTCGACTTCGTGCGGGGCCGCGTGCTGCGGCTCGCCCGCCCGGCGCTGCCGCTCTTCCTCTTCTTCTCGGTCGCCCTCGGCGCCGCGACCCTCGCCGGAGTCGATGCCGCCCTGCTCGACACGGTCGCCACGGGGGTCGGCAGCCCCCTCTGGTTCCTCGGCGCGTTCCTGCTCGCGCAGTCGTTCGCCCCGACGATGGTGCGACTGCACGAGATCGCTCCCACCCGAACCATGATCGTGCTCTTCACGGGTGCGGTGCTGGTCGACGGTGTGCGCAGCGCCACCGGCATCGTCGAGATCGGGCTCGTGAACCTCGTCTTCGTCTGGTTCTTCGTGCAGCAACTCGGGTTCTGGTACTCCGACGGATGGTTCAGGGCGCGCCGCCCCGTGCAGCTGCTCGGGTTCGTCGTGCTCGCCTTCGTGGCGCTCGGCGGTCTCGTGGCAGCGGGCTGGTACTCCCCCGACATGCTCGTCAACCTCAACCCGCCGACCGTGCCGCTTGCGCTCCTCGGCGTCGCACAGGTGAGCCTGCTCACCCTCGTGCACCGCCCGCTCGCCGCCCTGATGCGAGGCAAGCGCGTGCAGGCGGGCGTCTTCTTCCTCGGAGCCCGTGCGATGACGATCTACCTCTGGCACCTGCCGGTGATCATCGCCGTGGCCGGCATCGCCCTGCTCGTTCCGCCCCTGTCGCCTGCCCCGGGCAGCGTGGCCTGGTGGATGACGCGACTGTTCGTGTTCGTCGTCGTGCTCGCCCTCGTGCTGCTCGTCTCGATGCCGCTCTCGCGGTTCGAGACCGCATCGACGGCCATCCCCGAGGGCCTCCGGCGTCCGGATGCCGCGGCGACGTGGACGGCGATGGCGCTCACCCTGCTCCCGGCGTTCGCCGTCATGCAGTTCTTCCTCGACCTGCCGATCGCCCTGATGGGCGCGGTTTCGCTCGCGATCGCCCTCTGGCTGCTCCGAAGCCGGCGCCCGCAGAACGCCTAG